TGGTGGAGTCGCCCCAGGCCACGCCGACAGCGCCGTCCTCTCGACTGCGACAGCTCCCCCGACCGCGCCGGCGCCGGCCGCCCGGGCCGCCGCGGCGTCCTCATCGCCGGTTCGATCAGATCAGGACGATCTGCTCCATGCGGCGCAGGGTCTCCTGCATCGATCGGAGGTTACGGCGCGGGATGCCTGCCACCTCGTAGGCCTTCGGCCACCTGACCGCGGACCAGTCGAAGGTCTCCACGACCTCGGTGCGCTCCTCGTCCAGCGCGCGGAACTCCCAGCGCCAGACGTGCAGACCCATGTGCCGCCAGGCGATCAGCTTGCCCTCCTCGAACTCCACCACTCTGTTCTGGATCTTGTAGGGCACGCCGAGGCGCATCGTCATCCCGAACCGCGACCCGAGTTCGAGTCGGTCCGGTGTGCCGTCCTGTGCCGACCGGACCGTTCCCGACCCGTCGATCAGCGCGTGCTTCGACGGGTCGGCCACGATGGCGAACAGGCGTTCGGCGGGCGCGGAGATGGTGCGGGTCGCGCTGATCTGACGGTCTTCCATCGTGCCTCCAGAGTTGACGTCTCACTGCTTGATACCCGAACTTCGCGCGATGTGAGTGGTGTTGATCAACACAGCGTCGGGCGGCGATCGTCATCGCTGCTCGGCGGCCCCGCCGTCGCCGTCGCCGGGCGTGTCGACATCGGCGTCGGGGGCTGGGTCGAGCGCCCCGTCCTGGCCTGCGGCCGGGGTGTCGACCGGACCGCGGGGCGTGCCCCTGCGTGCCCAGTACGTCGCGATCACCGCACCGGAGATGTTGTGCCACACCGAGAACAGCGCGGCGGGGAGCGCGGCCAGGGGGGTGAAATGCACGGTGGCCAGACTCGCCGCGAGCCCGGAGTTCTGCATGCCGACCTCGACGCTGACCGCGCGCCGTGCCGATTCGTCGAAGCCTGCGAACCGCGCGGCGAACCAGCCCAGCGCCAGACCGGCCGAGTTGTGCAGCACCACTGCCAGCACGAGGAGCAGGCCGCTGCTGAGCACCGCGGCGGCGTTGGCGCCGACCACCGCGGCCACCACGAGGACGATTCCCGTCACCGACACCAGTGGCAGGAACGGCAGCACCCGCTCCACGACGCGGCCGGCGAACGTGCGGAGGAGCAGGCCTGCCACCACCGGGACCAGGACGACCTGCACGATCGACAGCAGCAGACCACCCGCGTCCACCGGCAGCGCCGATCCGGCCAGCCACAAGACCAGCAGTGGGGTGAACAGCGGGGACAGCAGCGTGGAGACCGAGGTCATCGTCACCGACAAGGCCACGTCGCCCTTGGCGAGGTAGACGATGACGTTGGACGCCGTGCCGCCGGGTGCGGCGCCGACCAGCACCATGCCGACCATCAGTTCCGGTGCCAGCCCGAGCAGCGTGCCGATGACCCATGCCGTGAGCGGCATGATGACGAACTGGGCGATGAGCCCGACGATCACGGCGTAGGGCCGCTTGAGGATCAGGGCGAAGTCCCGGCCGCGCAGCGTCAGACCCATCCCGAACATGATCACGCCGAGCAGCAGGGGAACCCACGGCGCCAGCGTCGCGGCAGGTCCGGGGATGAGGAGACCGACGATCGCGCCGAGCAGTACCAGCAGCGCGAACCAGCGGCCCACGGCTGTGGCGAGGCGGATGAGCGGCGAAGCGCCGTCGGTCATGGCTCCTCCAGTCGACCGGGGTGTGTCGTCGTCCCGGACGGCGGGAGACCATCCGGTCTGGACACGCGCCGAAGGCTACCCCGACGTCGCGCCTGCTCAGCCAGGCCGTCTGCCGCGCCGCGTCCCGGTAGACGCCCTGGCCGGGCTGCGGCCGAGACTGTGACCGCGGCAGGCCGCGGGCGACGAGCCGCTGCCGTCGCCGACCGGTGGTTCGACCGCCGCGTCGCCGGTGTGGGGGAGCCCGCGGGCTCCCCGCCGGCGCACCGGCCCTGCCGGGCGGCGGCCGTGCTCGTGATAGGCAGTCCGACGTGACTCGACGACACGGACGCGCCGGCGGCAGCACGCCTGCGCGAGATCGGGGACGGCCGCGTTCGCGCGGCGCGGGCGGCGGCGACGTGAACGCGCTCGCCGCGCTGCTGGAACGGCTCGACGGCGGCGGCTATCCGGCCTATCGCGATCTGCACGGCGACTGGGTCTTTCCGCGGTTCACGCTGAGCGTTCGTCGAGTGCAGGCGGACCCGTTCGCTCCGCCGAGCCGGTTGGAGGTGCGAGTCCCCGCGGCCGAGGCCGGTCTGCCCGTCGAGTTGTGGTGCACTCCGGCCGCGGTGCGGGCGACCAGCTGCCATCTGCTGCGCCGGTTCGCCGCCGCCCTGGGCACGACAGAAGCGCGATCGGAGCACGGGGCACACGAGGACACCGGCTCGCGCCGATCGACTCGCGGAACCGGGCCGTTCGCCGTGGACGTGGGCGGTCCGGAGATCCTCGATCGCAGCGCCGGTCGCATCGTCGACGGCGAGTTGACGCTGCGCTTCGCGTTGGCGCTTCCTGCCCACGGCCGCCGCATCGACGGCGTCGCCGCCCGTTGCGCGCTGCTCGACACGTTGCCCGCCGCCGTCGACGCGGTGTGTGGGGACCGAGCCGATCTGGCGACGGCCCGCCGCTTCGTCACCACGGTGGAGGACGCCGTCGCCCTGCGCGAGATGCTCCCCGATCTGGGGCTCGTCGCCTTCGTCGCCGACGGCGCCGTCCTGCCCCGGCGCTCCGGCGTGGAGGAGGAGCCCATGAGCGGCGCGCTGCCGTTCCGCGCCCCCGAGTCGATGACCGTCCGGGTCCGGCTGCCGCATCGGGGCGAGGTCAGCGGACTCGGGATCGCCGAGGGCGTCACGGTGGTCGTCGGCGGCGGCTACCACGGCAAGTCCACCCTGCTGCGGGCGCTGGAACACGGCGTCTACGACCACGCCCCCGGCGACGGTCGGGAACTGGTCGTGACGAGGCAGGACGCGGT
This genomic stretch from Actinoalloteichus hoggarensis harbors:
- a CDS encoding ABC-ATPase domain-containing protein; translation: MTRRHGRAGGSTPARDRGRPRSRGAGGGDVNALAALLERLDGGGYPAYRDLHGDWVFPRFTLSVRRVQADPFAPPSRLEVRVPAAEAGLPVELWCTPAAVRATSCHLLRRFAAALGTTEARSEHGAHEDTGSRRSTRGTGPFAVDVGGPEILDRSAGRIVDGELTLRFALALPAHGRRIDGVAARCALLDTLPAAVDAVCGDRADLATARRFVTTVEDAVALREMLPDLGLVAFVADGAVLPRRSGVEEEPMSGALPFRAPESMTVRVRLPHRGEVSGLGIAEGVTVVVGGGYHGKSTLLRALEHGVYDHAPGDGRELVVTRQDAVKIRAEDGRAVTRADVSAFLSHLPQGTATDDFSTADASGSTSQAASIVEALEAGSRALLIDEDTAATNLMIRDGRMRALVAAEHEPLTPLLDVVRSLARDHRVSTIVVTGGSGDYLAVADRVVMMESYRPYEVTERARLLGGERAEGEDRPFPPVRARIVRGDSLAAAIGPRRRIRARGRDAVLLGEAEIDLRAVEQLVDPAQLVGVGLALAALTIGDRLDGGRPIRAALESLAAEIADQGLEVLADGFAGDLAVPRMLEVAAALNRLRGLRVAGFTAD
- a CDS encoding SRPBCC family protein; this translates as MEDRQISATRTISAPAERLFAIVADPSKHALIDGSGTVRSAQDGTPDRLELGSRFGMTMRLGVPYKIQNRVVEFEEGKLIAWRHMGLHVWRWEFRALDEERTEVVETFDWSAVRWPKAYEVAGIPRRNLRSMQETLRRMEQIVLI
- a CDS encoding bile acid:sodium symporter family protein — translated: MTDGASPLIRLATAVGRWFALLVLLGAIVGLLIPGPAATLAPWVPLLLGVIMFGMGLTLRGRDFALILKRPYAVIVGLIAQFVIMPLTAWVIGTLLGLAPELMVGMVLVGAAPGGTASNVIVYLAKGDVALSVTMTSVSTLLSPLFTPLLVLWLAGSALPVDAGGLLLSIVQVVLVPVVAGLLLRTFAGRVVERVLPFLPLVSVTGIVLVVAAVVGANAAAVLSSGLLLVLAVVLHNSAGLALGWFAARFAGFDESARRAVSVEVGMQNSGLAASLATVHFTPLAALPAALFSVWHNISGAVIATYWARRGTPRGPVDTPAAGQDGALDPAPDADVDTPGDGDGGAAEQR